In Denitratisoma sp. DHT3, one DNA window encodes the following:
- the ccoN gene encoding cytochrome-c oxidase, cbb3-type subunit I, whose protein sequence is MQSQSTYNYKVVRQFAVMTVIWGIVGMLVGVVIAAQLVWPELNVVEWLSYGRLRPLHTNAVIFAFGGCALFATSYYCVQRTSHAPLFAPALASLTFWGWQLVIVLAAVSLPMGFTSGKEYAELEWPIDILITVVWVSYAVVFFGTIVKRQTPHIYVANWFFGGFILTVALLHLVNSAEIPVTLTKSYSAYAGVQDAMVQWWYGHNAVGFFLTAGFLGMMYYFVPKQAGRPVYSYRLSVVHFWALIFTYMWAGPHHLHYTALPDWTQSVGMVFSLILLAPSWGGMINGIMTLSGAWDKLRDDPILKFMITSLSFYGMSTFEGPMMSIKTVNALSHYTDWTVGHVHSGALGWVAMISIGSIYYLLPRMFGRKEMYSTSLVNVHFWVATIGVVLYIASMWIAGVMQGLMWRATNADGTLTYSFVESVKASYPFWTIRLVGGLMFLSGMVIMAYNMFLTMAGGKAVNAPVVQPAGHHA, encoded by the coding sequence ATGCAGTCGCAATCGACTTACAACTATAAAGTCGTGCGCCAGTTCGCTGTGATGACCGTAATTTGGGGCATCGTCGGCATGCTGGTGGGGGTGGTCATCGCTGCCCAGTTGGTCTGGCCTGAATTGAACGTCGTGGAGTGGCTGAGTTACGGTCGCCTGCGGCCCCTGCACACGAATGCCGTGATTTTTGCGTTTGGCGGCTGTGCCTTGTTTGCGACTTCCTATTATTGCGTTCAACGCACTTCCCATGCGCCGCTTTTCGCTCCCGCGCTCGCATCGCTGACTTTCTGGGGGTGGCAATTGGTCATCGTGCTCGCGGCGGTGTCGCTTCCCATGGGCTTCACCAGCGGCAAGGAGTATGCGGAACTGGAATGGCCGATCGATATCCTGATCACCGTGGTCTGGGTCTCCTACGCCGTCGTGTTCTTCGGCACGATCGTCAAGCGCCAGACCCCGCATATCTATGTGGCCAACTGGTTCTTCGGTGGCTTCATCCTGACGGTGGCCTTGCTGCATCTGGTCAATAGCGCCGAAATCCCCGTGACGCTGACCAAGTCCTATTCCGCCTACGCCGGCGTCCAGGATGCGATGGTGCAATGGTGGTATGGCCACAATGCGGTGGGCTTCTTCCTGACCGCCGGCTTCCTGGGCATGATGTACTACTTCGTGCCGAAGCAGGCCGGCCGCCCGGTGTATTCCTACCGTCTGTCGGTGGTGCACTTCTGGGCGCTGATCTTCACCTACATGTGGGCGGGTCCGCACCATCTGCACTACACCGCGCTGCCTGACTGGACTCAGTCGGTCGGTATGGTCTTCTCGCTGATCCTGCTGGCGCCTTCGTGGGGCGGCATGATCAACGGCATCATGACGCTCTCCGGGGCCTGGGACAAGCTGCGTGACGACCCGATCCTGAAGTTCATGATCACTTCCCTGTCGTTCTATGGCATGTCGACCTTCGAAGGTCCGATGATGTCGATCAAGACGGTGAATGCGCTTTCCCACTACACCGACTGGACCGTCGGCCACGTGCACTCCGGCGCATTGGGCTGGGTGGCGATGATTTCGATCGGTTCCATCTACTACCTGCTGCCGCGCATGTTCGGTCGCAAGGAGATGTACTCCACCAGCCTGGTCAATGTTCACTTCTGGGTGGCGACCATCGGCGTGGTGCTCTACATCGCCTCGATGTGGATCGCCGGTGTGATGCAGGGCCTGATGTGGCGCGCGACCAACGCCGATGGCACGCTGACCTATTCCTTCGTGGAGAGCGTCAAGGCGTCCTATCCCTTCTGGACGATCCGCCTGGTGGGTGGCCTGATGTTCCTCTCCGGCATGGTGATCATGGCTTACAACATGTTCCTGACCATGGCTGGCGGCAAGGCCGTCAATGCGCCCGTGGTGCAACCGGCCGGCCATCACGCCTGA
- a CDS encoding methyl-accepting chemotaxis protein yields MADQTNLLALNAAIEAARAGESGRGFAVVADEVRKLAERTTKSTQEISEMICTIQDGTQSAVASMQTGVARVGEGVGLARQAGDVMQQIQAGARQVVDMVSDISTALHEQSVSSASITKNVENIAELAEKNAAAVEANATVTKQLENLAGMLEHEVTPYTIA; encoded by the coding sequence ATTGCCGACCAGACCAACCTGTTGGCGCTCAACGCAGCGATCGAAGCGGCGCGGGCAGGAGAGTCGGGGCGGGGCTTCGCCGTGGTGGCCGACGAGGTGCGCAAGCTCGCCGAGCGCACCACCAAGTCGACACAAGAAATCTCGGAAATGATCTGTACCATCCAAGACGGCACGCAAAGCGCCGTCGCGAGCATGCAGACAGGTGTTGCACGGGTGGGTGAAGGCGTTGGGTTGGCGCGGCAGGCCGGCGATGTCATGCAGCAGATCCAGGCCGGCGCTCGTCAGGTGGTCGACATGGTCAGCGATATTTCGACTGCCCTGCACGAGCAAAGCGTGTCCAGCGCCAGCATTACCAAGAACGTCGAGAACATCGCCGAGTTGGCCGAAAAGAATGCGGCGGCAGTGGAGGCGAACGCAACCGTCACCAAGCAGTTGGAGAATCTTGCCGGCATGCTGGAACATGAGGTGACGCCGTACACCATCGCGTAA
- the ccoS gene encoding cbb3-type cytochrome oxidase assembly protein CcoS: protein MEIMYLLVPVSLLLVFVIAAIFWWSLRNGQFEDLEGPAYRMLMDDDRPIVDGESNKSSQRVDVNQ, encoded by the coding sequence ATGGAGATCATGTACTTGTTGGTGCCTGTGTCGCTGCTGCTGGTATTCGTCATTGCGGCGATTTTCTGGTGGTCGCTGCGCAATGGCCAGTTCGAGGACCTGGAAGGTCCGGCCTATCGGATGCTGATGGATGACGACCGGCCGATTGTCGACGGCGAATCCAATAAATCCAGCCAAAGGGTTGATGTAAATCAATGA